CACTGTACAAtgatgtataataataataaaggcagtATTCATGATACAATAAGTGAAAAGATTAACACAAAACATGTATTTTACACATAGGAATGATGCCAGTTTTGTAAAACAAACCCAGgtacacaatgaaaaaaataaaaagaatgcagcACAACAGAAACAATGGTTATAACTAAATGGTGAGacgggacgggggtgggggtggggtggggctgaatttaattttcttccacaCGTTCCGCAAAGATGTCAGGGCCTGGGATTTTTGCCCTGCTGACCTTACTTCCTATCCAGTCAACTGGCGGGATTCCCGTGAAACGGTACCAGGTGATTTCCAGACCTGTTACCGTTTCCTGGGGCTCCTACCAACCGTCCTTGGTCTCTCCCAGCTAATATCTCAGCGTGGCCTGGGAGCCTTCATGAGCTTACTTCAACTCCTCTGCCACCTTAGCTGCAGCCACACGGAGTCACGGCTCCGGTTTCTCAGGGGTGCGTCTCCGCGTTCCCGGTCCCCACCGCCCTGCCACCCCCCTTCAGGTCGCGCTCGCTCCTCCAGAAGCCCCTCGTGGGCCCGCAGAGCGGCTCTGCTTCCAGGCTCAGAGCGGGTAACTCTGCATGTTAAGAGAGCAGAGAGATTTAAGTGTCAGGTGATTCGGGAACCCCACACTGCCGCTTACCTGCAGCTCCGGTCGAGCGGGGGGCGACCGCCGGGAGAGGCGGGGCAGCGGGCGGTGGGGCGGGCGCAGCGGCTTCCCCGCCCCGGGGCGGCGCTCGCGCTAGGGGCCTGTCGGCTCCCGCAGCCCGGCTCGCCTGCCCTCGGAGCCCAGCGCCGCCGCCATGTCTTCCGGGGCCAGCGTGAACGCCCTGCAGCGCCTGGTGGAGCAGCTCAAGCTGGAGGCTGGCGTGGAGAGAATCAAGGTGAGGCGGGCGGCGGCGCCCTTTGGTCAGGGCGCGgggacctccctccctccctgcggcggccgccgccgcccgggaGCCGTGAGAGGAGAGGCCGGTTGCCTCTCGCCGCGGCTCGGTCGCGATGGCGGCCGTGAGGACGGCGGCCCGGCCCCGGCTAGATGCCGCGGCTCGGCGGGGACGCGGGCCCGAGGGAGGAGGCCGGGCCTGGTGGGTCGGGGGAGACGGGCGCGCCCTCGGGGTCGAGTGCCCTGGGGGCGTCTCCCTGTTGGCGGCGCAGACGGCGACTCGGGGTGCGGGAGGCGGTGCGGCgcggggcgcgcgcgcgcgcagacCAGGGATGCCCGCGCCGCGCGGCTCGCCTGGCTGGGCTGGTGCTGGCCTGCGGGGCGACGAGGACCGGCCTCGCTGATGGGTTGATGGGACGAGAGCGAGAGCGGGAAGACGGGGCTCAGGTTTTCGGCGTGGTGACAGGGTGTAGGGCCCGGCCCTGCACCACGGCAGACAGGAGGGAGAGCGGGATCGGGAATATGGAGTTCAGTGTTGGACTTGTGGACTCTGCGGAGATATCCATGTGTTGGGCCGCATGGGCTTGAAGCTCAAAGCTCAGAGAACAAGAGGCTGAAAGAGGTCATTAGAATGTATGGGGGTGAAAACAGTGTATTAACGAAGAAATCAGAGTGTGGAACCCAGGACCAGCCAAAATGTGACTGAGAGAGAACCAAGAGGAAGTGAGGAAAGAGGCATTTTCAAAAATTGGGATCTTAGTCACTGTGGCCAGTGTTTAGTCAGTTGATTGGAAAGCATCTGTTGTGTAATTGTGTTGAGCAACGAGGGTATGTATGTTCGTATGCGTGAACACGTATTCAGCCTATGTTCATATGTAGAATGTATGTCCGAATGTATGAATACACCCTGCTGTGATATTCCAAGTACCTCCATAGTGCCTTTGGTCTGTATTTGGCACTGTATTAGGTGCTGAGAATATGCTGATAATTGTGGCAAAGATCATCAATAAACACATTAACCAAcaagtaaaataatttcagacCATAAGTGAAGATTATAAAACAAGGTAAAGAATTACGGACCACAGAAGAGGTTTTAATAACATAGGTAGTAGAAGCAGAATCTAGATTGTAATAGGGTAgacagacttttttaaaaaaagaaatctggttttaaagaggaaacaacttttatttttttaatttagaaaatgaaaagcctTATTTCGAGGTTGAGGGAAGGGAACAAACGATTTTTAGGCTGAGGAGGAACAAATAGAGAAGGAGCATTGGAGGTAGAGGAGACACTCTGTGGGGGTATGGGATTGGAGGCACACCTTCTGAGACGGGAAGAAAGAAAATCCGGACGTGTATGAAGATAGATGTTTCTAGACATACGGACTTAAGGACTTGTAGGATGACGATTTTCTCTGTGAAGTTTACCtccagggcagaggggagggagctaaTGGAATCACTAGAGTGAGGGTGGGGAAAATGCTGCTGGGAATGGAAGAGGATCCCCAACCAGGCACATCCGTAGACACCTTATGACTCTAAAGACCCAGCTACTTTGAGATTGGAGACTGAATGTCCTGCTTGGGGATTCGGAGTACTCAAGGAGAATAGTAGTTGATCCAAGTAGTGGGTTATCAGGGGAAGTATGCTGGAAAGATGGAGGTGGGGATGTAGGGCAAGGAGTTTGAGGGGTTAGCCAGGAAGAGGCTGAACCTAGGCTGGTTAGAGAAGGAACTGAGTCAGCCTGCTGGTGATGGGGAGGGCAAAAGGGGAGGAGGTGTTCTCCCTGAGGTCAAAGACTGCCTGGACTCAGATTCAGCCCCATCACTACCTGtaggatcttgggcaagttaacttaatttctcagtctttgttttctcatctgtgaaatgtatttttgtaataaTACCTGACTCAGCGAGTTGATGAGACAATTAAATGAGCTAAATCCGTGTAAAACCCTTTGAATAGTAAGAAGAAAGGAAGCGGCATTCTGGATGGGTAGGAGAGATTGTGATCAGAAAGTAGGATGTTGAAGTGTAAAATTTCAGATGTGGAACAGTTACAGGTTTAGCTGTAACTTGGCACTGGGGAGAAGGTTGTTTGAGGAAAAGAGGTCAGGGAACTGAAACTAGGATTGTCGAAAAATGTTCAAGATGATGTTGGCCCCTGAGATGGAAAGGAGACCTGTGAGCCAGATGCCTGCCTACCCTGTGGACTAGACAGGGAAGATactttctacatttaaaaaataattataggtgATGAAACAGACCGAGAGAATTCAAGTcaattgctcaaggtcacacagataataAGCTTATTTGTGAGGTGTTCTCACGGTAGTATGGTTTCAGGTGTTTGGTGGGCTTCTCTCAGGCAGCACCTTTGGGAGTCACGACATTCCAGGTCTAGTTTGCCTCATTTCAGGGCTCAGTGATGAATGGATGCCCTCAGCACACCCAGAGATGTCTTCTCTTGAGCAGACTTGCTAACTGGTAAATAAACCAGGACATCAATTTTCTAGCATATAATGGAAGGCATCCCTTCCCAGTGATTGGACTGTTCCATATCCTTCCAAGGACCCCTTCTCTGTTTTGGAGAATTCTCTCAGAAGTTGCTGTGTAAGCATGGACTCAAATGAAGGAAAGTCATATACTTTGGGTATCCCACCTCCAATGGCAGTGACAACTTCTAAGTGTTTGGGCTTGTATTCCACCCCCTCCAGAGTCTCTTCTATAAAAGTGCTAGAGAAATGCTGCAccctttaattttctcttatttttctctgcatATCCCCTCAACTTTTTGACCATGTTCTGCAGGATGGGGTCCAGTTAGTCCCATTTCTCCAGGGATCCAGGAAGGTAGTCTCCTCCTACCCATCACGTGTGGAGTTCATCTGTTCCCTCTGATATAGAGTTAGTAAGCATGAGCATAATTGGTTCTAAATTCCTTTTgaataaataacttattttataaccATTAATTCCAATTATAATTAACATGAAAATGTCAGAACTTCTTTTGAGGGAAAAGCAAGCTAATAAACTTCTCTAAAACTTAGTGATTTAAAGCAACATTTATTAACTCACAATTCTTAGGTCTACAGTTTGAGCTGGGTTCAGCTGTATAGTTCTGCTGCTTGCTCTTTGCTGGGCTCTTCCATGGATCTGCAATCAAATGGAGGGTTGGTTGGTAGCTGGATGATCCAGGATGGTTTCACTTACATGTCTGGAGGTTGGTAGGCAGGTGGTGGGAGCTGGCTCACTGATTCTTCTCCACACGATCTCCAGTAGGCTAGCCTGGGCTCATTGGATGGTGGTCTTAGAGTTCAAACCACAGCAAGAGTAGTTGGAAAGGCTCTTGAAGCCTAGGCTTGGAACTTGCCCATTATTTCTGCCACATTTTcctggtcaaagcaagtcacaaggccagcccagattcaagggttGGGTACAGACTCTACATTTTGGTGAGAGGAACTGCAAAATATTGTGACTGTTATTGCAGTCTACCACAATGTATTGCTGACTGTGTGTCAgcactattctaagtgttttacatgcaTTTAGCTCATTTAATTGTCTCAACTCACTGAGTCAGGTACTGTTACAAAatacatttcacagatgagaaaacaaaaactgagaaattaagTTAATTTGCCCAAGATCCTACAGGTAGTGATGGAGCTGAATTTGAGtccaggcagtctggttccagaggCTATGCTCATAACCAATAAGCTATCCTGCTTCAAAAGCATGGTGGAGAAAACTTGTCACTTGTTTTGGGCAGACTGGATAAGGTGCCAGCcttgtaaacattaaaacagtttgCTCACATGGCAAACCTGAATATATCAATGCATGCTTTTTTATATAAGTGAAAATTTGTAACAGATGTGCTAGAATGAGCTATTTTCTTTACCAAAACTCAAACTCAGTCTCAAAACTAGGATTCTAAATGGATCAAAGATGCAGCTTTATCTTTATTGAAGAAGCAACCCTAAATCATAGAAATGGTAACATTTCCCTTTCGAGTTCAGGTATTAGAACTTTCATCAAAAAAGAGACTTGTGGAGATCACAGGATGTGTGGCCTTTATCAAGTTGTGGGATCATTTCTCAGACTATCAAATGGCTGTCAGATGGCTCTGGCTGTGAGCAGCATGTCAAGCTGTGGTCCCTTTGTTTCAGGTCTCGCAGGCAGCTGCAGAGCTTCAACAGTACTGCATGCAGAATGCCTGCAAGGACGCCCTGCTGGTAGGTGTTCCAGCTGGAAGCAACCCCTTCCGGGAGCCCAGATCCTGTGCTTTATTCTAAAGGCTGGTGAGTAATGATACACCACCATGCTGTCTAGGGGCTGTGGCATTATCCCAGGGCTCCCCAAGGGCTTGAGCAACAGAGTTTTCAATATCTACTATTGTTGGGGGAATTAAAGTAAGAATAGCAAAATGCACGACTTTCCCTGAAGGTGAGTCTAGGTGGCTGCCTGTGGAATACATCTCATTAAGAGAGTCTCAATCCTCTTTGGTACTAACTCCTGAGATGTTAATATCCTTCTGTACTTGAGCTCTTTAACCGAGTTGGCTGATAGTAATTTCATGACCTTAATCCCACCGTCTCTGTCCTGACACCATCCCAGAGTTGTGATTTGCTGCTCGGTGCTATCAGCTGACTTGCTGCTCTGGGGACTAAGGACTCCGCAGTGGAGTCTTGTTCCTACCACCAGCTGTGATTTCTTTCCTGGAGGCTTTCACAATAGATCTGTTTTAATGGAAGAAGAAATGTAGCTATTAGGGAAAAGTGTGGGTAGAgttaaaagaactttaaaaattgattactgaaatgaaaacacCTCTTTGGTGGCATATTAGAAATTTCATAGGTTCTAATGTGTTGTATGGGGTTTCATTcacattttcacttgtttttttttcctttttttggaagaGGTCAAGGTATAGATTACTAGAGTCTTTTGGGGCCAACACATTTCAAATTATGTGTTCTGAGGGGTTTTCATACAGTGAGTAATCATCTTAGGccttttttcatatatttgcaAAAGGAAATTATTCATATTAACAAGAAGGAAGTAATCATATTATCGGATACTATTGTACCTCTTGATGGAAAATGTTCACATTTATGGTATTAAAATAATAGTCTTATGCTGGcatagcattttcctttttataaagcactttaaTGGATGTTACTCATTCAATGGTGTGGCTTGGATGTTTTTTATATTGTTACTTTGTACTTTGAGAACACTAAAGTGACCTGAAATGATGActagttaattttatgtataaatcTTACTAAAGTGAAAACCTACCCAATTCTGTTTCCAGTAGGGAAGAAGTTCACTGAGGAATGCTTTTAAGCGCAAAGTGATGAATAACTGCCTCCAAGTCTCAAGAAAACACTTTTCTCCAGCCAAATGACTTTTAGATATTTCATACCTTTCCTATGGCCTGGTCCTATAGCCAAAATTCTATAGAAATTGATGAGTTTCTactcagataaggaaactgggtGAAAGAGTAGACTTTAAATAATAATGGCCTGATTCTTTTGGtaaagttcttttatatttaagacAGACAAAAATGTTACCACCAAATACACCTCTTTAATAAGCGAATTACTGGTGTTTCTATACCTGGAAattatgtttgtttcatttactgGATGTTTACATTttgggaaggaaaacatttttgtttgttaaaaaattgaatatttgTAATTTGTTGTTCCTAAGATTTTTTATACCACAAAACTTGTTCTTTTCTTGTGAATTTACAGTTTCTAAATAAAGACAAGCAAGTATAAAACTGGGGGAAGAATAGGCTTTATCAATCAAATGATGTCTTGATTTTCCTAAATGAGAAGATTGTTTTATTTGTAACACTAAACATGGGAGCTATTTCTTAGCAAACTTGTTTGGAAAGATTCATGTTGTGTTGTGTATGAGATTGCCCCATCCTGTGTATGAACCAGATTTGGTCTTTGTCTTCTTAAGTTCCTCTATTTTATAGTTgtggttatatttaaaaaaacaaaacaaaactacattaggtctttaaaaaaaatgtttaaatgtgatCTTCAGAACATtgcaaatgattaaaaacaaaataatgtgaaaatattaCAGCCTAAATGAATTCTTACTGTCACAAGTAGGTTTTACTTTGATGATGTGCCTTTGATTTAATTTGGGACACTTTTAAAAGGATACTTGATTTGTGTTTGTAATTATCTTTGATGagcttggaaataaaattttttgcttAATTCATCGTTTTCTATGGCAGCAACattttgtgtctgattttgtttgttttaaggcttCACGGACTTTTGTTGCCTTGTGAAATTGAGTGCTGGAAGCGGGAAgtgaaatttttgtttataaGTGCTTGTagaactttgtttaaaaaaaaaagatgtatgtatAACTTGCTGAGAAATCTCAATTTCTGGCAACATTTacacttatatttaattttttttttctttttttttttggagagagcacaagcagaggagagggagagggaaagagaatctccagcaggcttcatgttcagcctatagcatggagcctgatgtagggctcaatctcaggacgggagaccatgacctcagctgaaattgagagtcagacacttaactgactgagccacccaggcacccctgcactttGAAATAGTTATGtataaatccataaataaataaatgaaaatatcttttagcATAATTAGTGTTACTATAGAAAAAATAGAAGCCATCATATAGAAACTCCCTTAATTTCAGCCACTAAACTTCGAAATCTAAGTGATCTGAGTCTCTTCTATTTGATCAAAATTCAGGTGTCCCTCTTCTAATCCTATTTATTCTCTGGATCTGTTTCACGTTCTCTGACATTACACTGTCaattatcctttctcttttatcttcaaCTCCTCCATTGGATCCTTTCTGTCAACATTTAAACATGTTCCATTCTTTGTCTTAACaacaacaagcatttaaaaaatctccattagaaacgggaaccctcttgcactgttggtaggaatgcaaactagtgcagccgctctggaaaacagtgtggaggttcctcaaaaaattaaaaatagatctaccctatgacccagcaatggcactgctaggaatttacccaagggatacaggagtgctgatgcataggggcacttgtaccccaatgtttatagcagcactttcaacaatagccaaattatggaaagagcctacatgtccatccactgatggctaaagaagttgtggtttatatatacaatggaatactacttggcaatgagaaagaatgaaatatggccctttgtagcaaggtggatggaactggagagtgttatgctaagtgaaataagccatacagagaaagacagataccatatgttttcactcttatgtggatcctgagaaacttaacagaagaccatgggggagggggagggggaaaaaagttacagagagggaatgaggcaaaccataagagactcttaaaaactgagaataaactgagggttgatagggggtgggagggaggggaaagtgggtgatgggcattaaggagggcacctgttgggaggagcactgggtgttgtatggaaactaatttgacaataaatttcatattaaaaaaaagattcttgcaCCTCtgtagagaagggagagagagagagagagagagagagagagagagagaatatctcaagcaggccccaagctctgtgtggagcccagcgctgggcttgatcccaggatcctgggaccatgacctgagctgaaatcaagagtcagatgctcaacaacctgggccacccaggctcccctagaggATAGATCTTATGATAGGTGTTTTTACCacaaaaagtaaaagtaacaaataaatataataaattaaataaaataaagaaaattaaaaaataaaaagagggtggaaggaaacttttggaggtgatgggtaagtttatggcatagattgtgATAATGGTTTCAGAAATGTATACTTACCCCCAAACTCATTAAGTTGTACACATTATTATGTACAGCCGTTgatatgtaatacacacacacacacacatacatacatagtttcTTGGTTCCAGTTTCTCCTTTAGCAAGAACTTGATAAGACAGTACAAGAAACCATAGATGTCTCACTTAGGAATATAGCTTTGTcctaaatattagcaaatcaaattcaagagAAGATACAATTTGACAAAGCTAGTTCAATATATGGAAATCTGTCATTATAATTCATTACATAAGTGGTTTAAAGAAGAGCATCAATGCCAACaagtcatttgacaaaattcagtagcTGTTCTGGATAAGAACTACATGGCTTAGTGaaataggaagaagaagaaagatgataAAGATTTTATCAGCAGCAGTGGCAAATTTCATACTACATGTTGAAATGTGGAAGCATTCAGCAGCATGTTGAGAACAAAacaaggatacttttttttttttttaaacgtttatttattttgagagcaggggaggggcagagagagagggagagagaaaatgccaagcaggctctgtgctgtcagtacagagctcaacatggggcgtgatctcacaaacagtgaaatcatgacttgagctgaaatcaagagtcagacgtttaaccaactgagccacccaggcacccaagacaAGGATACGTTCTATCGCTACTATTGTTCAGCATTGCTTTAGAGGTCTTATCTAATGCAGTgagatgaaaaaatgaaatggggTAAACATTTGAGAAGAAATATCTATTTATGGATTATATACAATTGTACATTTTGAAAACTGATGAGgatataggaaaataaatacttgaatttgtgacagagtgtgaggggcTGGCTGCATACAAAGTTTATGTAGAAGAATTAAAAGCATTTTCTACACTGGCAATAGCTAGTTGGAAATGGGCATTATATCTCATTTTGACTTTAAggacaaaactataaaaatacttaagaatacaCTTAACAAAGTGCAAGATTAATAAAACGTTTTATTAACAGGGTCTAAAATTTGGGGATATTAAAACAATTCCATTAAAATGCAATCTTACTAAAactcatatataaaattaatggaattcctatttttttaaagggaaattagTTAAAATATCAGAAGGTTCATACGGAAAATGAAGTGTccaagaatagtttttaaaactctgtgtgtgtgtgtatgtatgtataaaacatGGGAGGGTGAAACATGCCTTAATGGGTATTAAAACTTACTTCAAGATGCTGAATCaaaactatgatttttaaaaaaattaaaaagaaaataatattgtgGGATAGGAATAGGCAACAGCTTAGTAATAGATTTTTTGTCTATTCAGTAGGAAAGTATCATTTACTTAAATGGTGCTGGCATTATTGGCTGTCCATTTGGAAGGGAATAAAATTGGCCtgtattatgtaaaaaaaaaaaatccacataggTTAAAGAAGGATAATAcaaaaacattagaagaaaaattagggGAATAGTTATATAACTAGGGTAAAAGAGGTCTTCCTAAGCAAGGCAGGAAACCCAGGAGGGGGGAAAGTGTGTACACTTgactatataaaatttaaataatgaactTAAATAAACAAGCAATTCAATTTAagtattaagtttaaaaatcttGTATGATAAAATCAtaagaaactgaataaaaaagcaaaaatcagaaaaacatgtaCTTTTTCAGTCTTCATTTTGGATTGCTCGTTTGCactacctcccaccccaccccagctcaccAACCGAGGCTGCTCTATTTATTGAAATTGTTGTATCCCTTGTTTGAGGGCTGGCTTATTATTTGGGGAGGATAATCAAGCTATGACTGTGAGAGGCAAGGCATGGATCACCCTGGTGTTGATTTCCATTTGTACCCTGAGTCTCAGTGGCAAGGGAAGGAGTATCTATATGTCCATACACAGTTGGAAGGGACAGCTGATGTTCTGGTGAGGCCTATACAGTTAGGGCTGAACCTAGAAACCTGAAGTAAGGTGGTTCAAAAGCCCTCAAAAGTGAGCAGCACTATCACCAGCAATGGATCTAAGAGCAAGTAAGTCTCTTTAGAACATGAAAAACCTCACTGGGAAATGCTCTCAGAGAAAAAAATCGAAGTTTCCATTGCAAGAGCCAACCTGAGAAGGTGGGGCTGTTCCAAACAATTCCATGTAACAGGGTATTTGGGAGGCTGGACTGACACTTTTGGTCCCCTAACAAGGGCCTAAGAAGACCCTTCAGGCTTCCACGGATCAGCCCAACCTGTTATGTGACAGTGGCTCCCAGGGACTGCTCTGATGGAGCAGAGCTCACTTTATCACTGTTCCCTGACTCCTAACACAAAACTTCCTTCCCAATAACTCTGACAGAGGCTGTTCCAAGGCCCAGGCAGAATATGTCCTTAAACAGCAAGCGCCATTGAGAAATGCCCACAGGAAGACTCAGTAGGGAAGCAGGGAAGTAGGTGTTGATAGCCTAACCTCAAGGTTTGCCACAGTCTATGGCCTATGAAGAAATTCCTCTCCTTTCGAAGCTGATTAAAAGTAGGATAAAGGAGATCTGCAAGCTGAGAAACCTTAGCCTTACCTTAGTTAGAAGCAATCCTTCCAAAACTTTAAGTAGAACAGAAGTTCCAATTAGATTTCCAGAAATAGTTTCTCTTTAAAGTCTCCACTCCCTACATACCCAAgcaaaaacccaaagcaaaaaaaagtataacaaaGAGGAGAGTAGTGGGAGGAAAGTAAGAGGTGGTGTTAAGTCTGTTTCAAAAATGAGGACGTGATGAGGCACCTtaactcaatcagttaagcggcggacttcagctcaggtcctgatctcatggttcctgagttagagccctgcatgggactctgctgacagctcggagcctggaacctgcctcggattctgtgtcttcctctctctctgcccctctctggtgcatgttctgtttctctctctctctcaaaaataaataaacattgggaaaaaaaatgaggacgTGATTAACAGTATCAAATATGGAAGAGAGGTCAAGTAAGGTGATATTGAGTGTCTCTTGGATCTAAAAAGATAGAGGTCAATTTTGGGAGTAATAGGGTGACAGTTTCAGAAGGCAGGACCGAGAGTATGCGTATGGTCTTCAAACATTTTTGCTGGTGTACCATCTGTAATAATGTCAAAAACCCATTATATCTCTTTTAGAGATGACATATAAAAGTTTTATTGTAACTTTGAATAGTtgcaaagaatataattttattagaaattctgacattttagaataaaattattacatcttttaaaaatgtattcaatgtAGTATAAATACCATAGTAATTAGAAAGCTACAACTgtccattaaaaaatacacaaggacacctcggtggctcagtcagttaagtgtcccactctcgatgttagctcaggtcatgatctcacggtttgtgaaacTGAGCTccacttagggctctgtgctgacagcgctgagcctgcttgggattctctatccctctgtctcttcatacactcttctcacacacacactcttctcaaaataaataaactttagtatATATTTACAAACTGTATTCCAAAAATACTGTACTAACaatataggaaaatattctttctcCAATATGCTGACACTGAATATTATTTTGCCGATCTGATAggtgttctgttttcctttgcatttgcCTAATCAGTAATG
Above is a window of Panthera tigris isolate Pti1 chromosome D4, P.tigris_Pti1_mat1.1, whole genome shotgun sequence DNA encoding:
- the GNG10 gene encoding guanine nucleotide-binding protein G(I)/G(S)/G(O) subunit gamma-10, whose protein sequence is MSSGASVNALQRLVEQLKLEAGVERIKVSQAAAELQQYCMQNACKDALLVGVPAGSNPFREPRSCALF